ATCGCTATTTGTGATGAATTTGGTGTAGAACGCGAAGTAGCAATCCTTTCTGCTCATCGTACTCCAGAACGGATGGTGCAATATGCCCAACAGGCACACCAACGCGGCCTCAAGGTGATTATCGCTGGTGCCGGTGGTGCTGCTCATCTCCCTGGTATGGTTGCATCTTTAACTCCGCTTCCGGTTATCGGTGTTCCCGTATCCAGCCGTCAATTGCAAGGTGTAGATTCTTTGTATTCAATTGTACAGATGCCTGCGGGTATTCCGGTCGCTACTGTGGCGATTGGTAATGCCAAAAATGCCGGACTTTTGGCGGTGCAAATTCTCGCTACCCACCAACCAGAATTATTAGCAAAAGTCCAAAAATATCGCCAAAACCTCTGTGAATCGGTTTTGGCAAAGCAAGCCAAACTCCAAGAACTCGGTTATGAGCAATATCTACAGCTTGAAAGTTA
The Gloeotrichia echinulata CP02 DNA segment above includes these coding regions:
- the purE gene encoding 5-(carboxyamino)imidazole ribonucleotide mutase codes for the protein MTPIVGIIMGSDSDLPTMKEAIAICDEFGVEREVAILSAHRTPERMVQYAQQAHQRGLKVIIAGAGGAAHLPGMVASLTPLPVIGVPVSSRQLQGVDSLYSIVQMPAGIPVATVAIGNAKNAGLLAVQILATHQPELLAKVQKYRQNLCESVLAKQAKLQELGYEQYLQLES